CGCAGCGCGAGCTGGCCGCCGTCCACCCTGACCCTGCACTGGTGGTCGGTCGCCTGGCAGAACTCCGGTGCCCGCGCGGCCCTTTGGGTCTCCGTGAAGGCCGGTCTCGGTGCCACCGCCATCGCCCTGGTGCTCGGCACGCTGATCGCCTTCGCGGTCGCCCGGTACCGCTTCTTCGGCCGCGACGCCATCTCCTTCGTGGTCGTCCTTCCGATCGCGCTGCCCGGCATCGTCACGGGCATCGCCCTCAACTCGGCGTTCAGCACGGTACTTGAGCCGCTGGGAGTGGGCCTCGGCCTGTTCACGGTGATCGTCGGACACGCCACGTTCTGCATCGTCGTCGTCTTCAACAACGTCGTCGCCCGCCTGAGGCGCACCTCCGGGTCGTACGAGGAAGCCGCGATGGACCTGGGCGCCGACACCTTCCGCGCCTTCGTCGACGTGACCTTCCCGCTGGTGCGCTCGGCGCTCCTCGCGGGCGGACTGCTCGCGTTCGCGCTGTCCTTCGACGAGATCGTGGTGACCACGTTCACCGCCGGGCCCGGCATCGAGACCCTCCCGATCTGGATCTTCAACAACATGACCCGGCCCCAACAGGCCCCGGTCGTCAACGTGGTGGCCGCGGTGCTCGTCCTGCTCTCCGTGCTCCCGATCTACGTCGCCCAGCGGCTGTCCGCCGACACGGCCACCGCCAGCCGCGTCTGACGACTGGTCATCCCGCCTGCCGGGGTGACCAGTCGACCGGCTCAGCCCGCGAACTCCCGCATCCACGCCTCGACTTCGTCGGCCGAGCGAGGCAACCCCGCCGACAGGTTCTCGTGACCGTCCGCCGTCACCAGCAGATCGTCCTCGATCCGCACGCCGATGCCCCGCCACTCCTCCGGCACCGTCAGATCGTCGGGCTGGAAGTACAGGCCCGGCTCGACGGTGAGCACCATGCCGGGTTCGAGAACCCCGTCCACGTACTCCTCGTTGCGCGCCCGGGCACAGTCGTGGACGTCGAGCCCGAGCATGTGCCCGGTGCCGGCCATCGTGAACCGCCGCTGCAGCGCGAGCTCGTACGCCCGCTCGGCCGGCCCCTCGATGAAGCCCCACTCCACCAGCCGCTCGGCCAGGGATCGTTGGGCCGCCTCGTGGAAGTCCCGGTAGTGCGCACCCGGCTTCACCGCCGCCATGCCGGCCTCCTGGGCCTCGAACACCGCGTCGTAGACCTGGCGTTGGACCGGGGAGAACGTGCCGTTGATCGGGAGGGTGCGGGTGACGTCGGCGGTGTAGAGGCTGTGCGTCTCAACTCCGGCGTCCAGCAGGAGGAGTTCACCGGGGCGGACCGGGCCGTCGTTGTCGGTCCAGTGCATGATCGTGGCGTGCTCGCCGGCCGCGCAGATCGAGCCGTAGCCGACATGGTTGCCCTCGACGCGTGCCCGGCGGAAGAAGGTGCCCTCGATCCAGCGCTCCGAGGTGGCGACCGCCTGCGACAACTCCCGTACGACATCGGTGAATCCGCGCACCGTGGAGTCGACGGCCCGGCGCATCTCGCCGATCTCCCACGCGTCCTTGACCAGCCGCAGCCCGGAGACGGCCGACTCGAACTCGTCGTCGCGGTCCTCGTCGGTGTCGAGCGCCGCGTCCAGGGCCGGGTCGACGCCCCGGACGACGCGGGTGGGTGTCCCGGAGGCCTGCGCCAGGTCCTCGGCGATCGTGCGGATGTCACGGCAGGGCAGCCCGAGCACCTGCGCCGACTCGGCGAGCGAGCGGCGGCGGCCCATCCACAGCTCGGCGGTGTAGCCGGTCCAGAACTCGTCGGTGTCCCGGCTGTCGCGGGGGAGCTGGTAGCAGTGCGCGTCGTGGCCGCCGTCGGCGCGGGGCTCCAGGACGAGGGCGCCGTCGCGTGCCTGGTCGCCGGTGAGATGCACATAGCCGGAGTACGGGCGGAACGGGTGGTGGTCGTCGTTCGAGCGGATCAGGAGCTTCCCGGACGGCACGACGAGGCGCTCGCCCGGGAAGAGCGCGGACAGCGCGGCCCGGCGGCGCGCCGCGTGCGGTGCCTGTTCGGTCGGCTCCAGATCCGTGCGCTCGGTGTCGGCCCAACCGGTCCGCATCAGGGCGGACAACTCGTCGGAGATTCCTCGGTACAGACCGTTCTTTCGGCCCTTGACCACGTCGGGCACCTCTTCCGTGTGTGGTGGCATGCGGGTGGGGAGATCCGCGTGGGGACATACCCAGTTAGAGAGTCATGTGACATAGTACTGCCGTGAGCAAGCGACTGACCTGCGATGTCGTGGTCGTCGGAGCCGGAATGGTGGGCGCGGCCTGTGCCCTCTACGCGGCCCGGGCGGGCCTCGACGTCGTCATCGTGGACCGCGGCCCGGTCTCCGGCGGCACGACCGGCGCCGGCGAGGGCAACCTGCTCGTCTCCGACAAGGAGCCGGGCCCGGAACTCGACCTCGCCCTCCTCTCCGGCCGCCTGTGGGCACAACTCGCCGAGGAGCTGGGGGAGTTCGTCGAGTACGAGGCGAAGGGCGGCCTCGTCGTGGCCTCCACGCCCGACGGGCTCACCGCACTGGAGCGCTTCGCCGACGAGCAGCGCACCGCCGGAGTCGTCGCTGGACCGGTCCACGGCGACGCCCTCTACGACCTCGAACCCCACCTCGCCCCCGGCCTCCCGGGCGGCGTGTACTACCCCCAGGACTGCCAGGTGATGCCCGCCCTGGCCGCCGCCCACCTCGTCCGGGCCTCGGGCGCCCGCCTGCTGACCGGCCGCACGGTGACGGACGTACTCCTCAAGGCAGATGGAACGGTCCACGGCGTCCGCACGGACCGGGGCGACATCCTCGCCCCCACGGTCGTCAACGCGGCCGGCACCTGGGGCGGCGAAGTCGCCGCCCTCGCCGGAGTAACCCTCCCCGTCCTCCCGCGCCGCGGCTTCGTCCTCGTCACCGAACCGCTGCCCCGCCTGATCCGCCACAAGGTGTACGCCGCCGACTACGTGGCCGACGTGGCCAGCGACTCGGCCGCCCTGCAGACCTCGCCGGTCGTGGAGGGCACGGCCGCTGGACCGGTCCTGATCGGCGCGAGCCGTGAACGCGTGGGCTTCGACCGGGAGTTCTCGCTGCCGGTCGTCCGGGCGCTGGCGGCGGGCGCGACGAAGCTGTTCCCGTTCCTGTCCGACGTCCACGCGATGCGCTCCTACCTCGGCTTCCGTCCGTACATGCCGGACCACCTCCCGGCCATCGGCCCCGACCCCCGGGTCCCCGGCCTCGTCCACGCCTGCGGGCACGAGGGCGCGGGCATCGGACTCGCCACCGGTACAGGGCACTTGATCGCCCAACTGCTCCGCGACAAGACCCCGGACCTCGACATGACGCCCTTCCGGCCCGACCGTTTTCCTGAGTTCCCCGAGGAGGCGTCCGCGTGAACTCCCCACTGGACCTCGCCGACGCCCACCCGGGCCCGGCCTTCACGGTCACCCTCGACGGCCGTGCGATCGAGGCCCTCCCCGGCCAGACCGTCGCCGCCGCACTGTGGACGGCGGGCGTGACGTCCTGGCGCACCACCCGGGGCGAAGGCCGCCCACGCGGCGTCTTCTGCGGGATCGGCGTCTGCTACGACTGCCTCGTCACCGTCAACTCCCGCCCGAACCAACGGGCTTGCCTGGTGCCCCTGCACCCGGGCGACGCCATCCGTACGCAGGAGGGGACGGGCCACGATGACTGAGCACCGACCGCACCTCGCCGTGATCGGCGCGGGCCCGGCAGGACTCGCCGCCACCGTCGCCGCCGCGGCCCACGGCGTCCGCGTCACCCTGATCGACTCGGCGGCGCAGGCGGGCGGCCAGTTCTACCGACAGCCCGCCACCGAACTGAACGCCGGGCGCCCGCAGGCCCTGCACCACCAGTGGCGGACGTGGGAGCGGTTGAGGGACGCCCTCGCGGGACACGTGGATGCTGGCCGCGTAACGCACTTGACGGACCATCATGTGTGGCTCGTGGAGCGGCGGTTGAAGGAACAGGCCGGCGGTGCTGCCCGAGACGCCTTCACCGTGCGCGCCCTCCTCGGCCCCGCCCAGGAGTCCCCGGTCGAGGTACGCGCCGACGCCGTCCTGCTCGCCACCGGTGGCTATGAGAAGGTCCTCCCGTTCCCCGGTTGGACCGTTCCCGGGGTCCTCACCGCGGGCGGTGCCCAGGCCATGCTGAAGGGCACCCTCGCCGTCTCCGGACGCACCGCCGTGGTCGCCGGTAGCGGCCCGCTCCTCCTTCCCGTGGCAACCGGCCTCGCGACAGCCGGAGTCGAGGTGGCCGCGCTCGTCGAGTCCGCCGACCCCAAGGCGTTCGTGCGACGGGCCCGAGCACTCGCGGCGCAGCCCGGCAAGGTCGCCGAGGGCGCCCAGTACGCGGCCCAACTCCTGCGCCACCGAATCAAGTTGCTTACCCGGCACGCCGTCGTGGAGGCCCACGGCGCCGAGCGGCTGGAGGCGGTGACCGTCGCCGCACTCGACACCGACGGGCGTGTCCGGCCCGGCACCGAACGCCGGATCGCCTGCGACACCCTCGCCGTCGGCCACGGCATGCTTCCGCACACCGACCTCGCGGAGACGCTGGGTTGCGGGCTCGACGGAGTCGACGTCCAGGTCGACGACGAGCAGCGCACCGACGTCCCTGGCGTCTGGGCGGCCGGTGAGACCACCGGCATCGGCGGCGCGGCGCTCTCCCTCGCCGAGGGCCACGTCGCGGGGCGTTCCGCCGCCGCGCGCCTGAACGGCACCGAACCCGACCCGAGTTCGTGGGCGTCGGCCGCCAAGTCCCGTACGAGACTGCGGGAGTTCTTCGCCGCCCTCGACACCGTGTACGCACCGCCCGCCCGTTGGACCGATCTCGTCTCCGACGACACCGTGGTCTGCCGCTGCGAGGAGGTCACCGGGGGAGCGATCCGCGAGGCCGTTGAGGGGCTCGGTGCCGGTGACGTACGGACCGTGAAGCTGCTGACGCGGGCCGGGATGGGCTGGTGCCAGGGGCGGATGTGCGGGCCCGCCGTCGCGGGGCTGGCCGGGTGCGAACTCACCCCGTCCCGACGGCCGTTCGCGCGGCCCGTACCGCTCGGAGTGCTGGCCGGTGCCGGAGAGTCCGAGCCCGCAGCTGAGCCGGACTGACCCTGCGCCCTGTTCATCAGTGAAACGTCACGCGCTATTGAGACCCGTGCTCTTGAGATAGGACTCCCTATGACCACCACCCCGAACCGCCCCTGGCGCGGCGTCCTCGTCGCCACCGCGCTCCCGCTGACCTCCGAACTCGCCGTCGACTACGACAAGTTCGCCGAGCACTGCGCCTGGCTGGTCGAGAAGGGCTGCGACGGCGTCGTGCCGAACGGCTCGCTCGGCGAGTACCAGGTGCTCACGCCCGAGGAACGGTCCAAAGTCGTCGAGACGGCCGTCGCCGCGATCGGCGGCGCGCGCGTGATGCCCGGTGTCGCCGCCTACGGCTCCGCCGAGTCCCGCCGCTGGGCCGAGCAGGCGCGCGACGCCGGCTGCGCCTCCGTGATGCTGCTGCCGCCCAACGCCTATCGCGCCGACGAGCGTTCGGTGCTCGCGCACTACGCGGAGGTCGCGAAGGCGGGCGTGCCGATCGTGGCGTACAACAACCCCATCGACACCAAGGTCGACCTGGTGCCGGAGCTGCTCGCGAAGCTGCACGGCGAGGGGTACATCCACGCCGTCAAGGAGTTCTCCGGCGATGTCCGCCGCGCCTACCAGCTCGCCGAACTCGCCCCGGAACTCGACCTGTTGATCGGCGCCGACGACGTCCTGCTGGAGCTCGCGCTCGCGGGTGCGAAGGGCTGGGTGGCGGGTTACCCGAACGCGCTGCCCGCCGCGTCCGTCGAGCTGTACCACGCGGCGGTCGACGGCGACCTGGCCACGGCGAAGAAGCTGTACGAGCAGCTGCACCCGCTGCTGCGCTGGGACTCGAAGGTCGAGTTCGTGCAGGCCATCAAGCTGTCCATGGACATCGTCGGCCGGCGCGGCGGCCCGGTCCGTCCGCCGCGCGTCCCGCTGCTGCCCGAGCAGGAGGCGACCGTGCGGGCGGCCACCGAGAAGGCGGTCGCGGCGGGGCTCGCGTAGACGTCGCGTCCGGGCTCGCGTAGACAACGGCACAATGGTTCACCGCCCTTCATCAGGAGCGTCATGCGCAGCAAACTCGTCCTGCACGCCGTCGACTCGCACACCGAGGGCATGCCCACCCGCGTGATCACCGGCGGCATCGGCACGATCCCCGGTGCGACCATGAACGAGCGGCGGCTGTACTTCCGCGAACACCGCGACCAGATCCGGCAGTTCCTGATGAACGAGCCGCGCGGCCACTCCGCGATGAGCGGTGCCATCCTCCAGCCGCCCACCCGCCCGGACTGCGACTGGGGCGTCGTCTACATCGAGGTCTCCGGCTATCTGCCGATGTGCGGGCACGGCACGATCGGCGTGGCCACCGTGCTCGTCGAGACGGGCATGGTCGAGGTCGTCGAGCCGGTCACCACGATCCGGCTCGACACCCCGGCCGGACTCGTCGTCGCCGAAGTCGCAGTGGAGAACGGCGCCGCGAAGAACGTCACCCTCAAGAACGTCCCGTCGTTCTCCGTCGGCCTCGACCGCAAGATCACCCTTGCCGACGGGCGGACGGTGACGTACGACATGGCGTACGGCGGCAATTTCTACGCCATTCTGCCGCTGGACCAGTTCGAGCTGCCTTTGGACCGGTCCCGCAAGGACGACATCATCAAGGCGGGCCTGTCCCTCATGGAGGCGATCAACGACCGGGACGAGCCCGTCCACCCCGAGGACGACTCCATTCGCGGCTGCCATCACGTCCACCTGTACGCGCCCGGCGCCACCGCCCGGTACTCCCGGCACGCCATGGCGATCCACCCGGGCTGGTTCGACCGCTCGCCGTGCGGAACGGGCACCAGCGCCCGCATGGCGCAGCTCCACGCGCGCGGTGAACTCCCGCTGCACACCGAGTTCGTGAACGAGTCCTTCATCGGCACCCGGTTCACGGGACGGCTCCTCGACACCACCGAGGTCGCCGGAGTCCCCGCCGTGCTGCCCAGCTTCACCGGCCGGGCCTGGATCACCGGGACCGCCCAGTACCTGCTCGATCCCGCCGATCCGTTCCCGGGCGGATTCATCCTCTAGACCGGGGATAATGGCCGGTCACGCGTGACATTGCACCGTGTGTGACCTTGCACCACTAGGAGACTTCCGATGGCCGTCCAGCGAGCCAGCGCCCCGCCCGCCACCGCTCCGGACCTGCCCACGCTGGGCGGCAAGAAGAGCAGTTATCGCGAGCGGGTCGTCGACGCCCTGCGGGCCGCGATGATCGCGGGGGAGCTGCGGCCCGGCGAGGTGTACTCCGCGCCGACACTCGCCGCCCGCTTCGGTGTCTCGGCGACCCCGGTGCGCGAGGCCATGCTGGACCTGGCCAAGGAGGGGCTGGTCGACACCGTCCCGAACAAGGGGTTCCGGGTCACCGCCGTCTCCGAGAAGCAGCTCGACGAGTACACGCACATCCGCGCCCTGATCGAGATCCCCACGGTGGTGGGGCTGGCCGGGACCGCCGACCCCGTCTCGCTGGAGGCGCTGCGCCCCGCCGCCCGGGAGATCGTCCACGCGGCCGTGGCCGGTGACCTCATCGCGTACGTCGAGGCGGACACCCGTTTCCATCTCGGGTTGCTCGCGCTCGCGGGCAACGCCCACCTCGTCGAGGTCGTCGGAGATCTGCGGGGGCGCTCCCGCCTCTACGGGCTGACCGCCCTCGTCAAGGCGGGGCGGCTGCTGGCCTCCGCGCAGGAGCATCTGGAGCTGCTGGACGCGCTGTTGGACCGTGACAAGGCGGCCGTGCGTGACATCATGACCCGGCACCTGGGGCACGTCCGCGGGCTGTGGGCCGCCCACGACTGACCGGGGCCGGGAGCCGGGATCGGCTTGATCCGACCGCCGCATAACGCAAACCACTTGCGTATCTTGCGCTATTCTTGCGCACATGACGCGACGACTTGCTGAGGTGGCGAAGAAGGTCGGGGTCAGCGAGGCCACGGTCAGCCGGGTGCTCAACGGCAAACCCGGAGTCTCCGAGCCCACCCGGCAGGCGGTGCTCTCCGCCCTGGACGTTCTGGGCTACGAGCGGCCCACGCAGTTGCGCGGGGAGCGCGCGCGGCTCGTGGGACTGGTGCTGCCCGAGCTGCAGAACCCCATCTTCCCCGCCTTCGCCGAGGTGATCGGCGGCGCGCTCGCCCAACTCGGTCTGACCCCGGTGCTGTGCACCCAGACCAAGGGCGGCGTCTCCGAGGCGGACTACGTGACCCTGTTGCTCCAACAGCAGGTCTCCGGCGTCGTGTTCGCCGGCGGGCTCTACGCGCAGGCCGACGCGCCGCACGACCACTACCGGCTGCTAGCCGAGCGCAACATCCCCGTCGTCCTGGTCAACGCGGCCATCGACCACCTCGGTTTCCCGGCTGTCTCCTGCGACGACGCGGTCGCCGTCGAGCAGGCCTGGCGGCACCTCGCCTCCCTCGGCCACGAGCGCATCGGGCTCGTCCTCGGCCCCGCCGACCACATGCCGTCCGCAAGGAAGTTGGCCGCCGCGCGCGCCCTCGCGACCGATCTGCCCGACGAGTTCGTCGCCCGCGCCATCTTCTCCATCGAGGGCGGCCACGCCGCGGCCTCCCGGCTCATCGACCGGGGCGTCACCGGCATCATCTGCGCCAGCGACCCCCTCGCCCTGGGCGCGATAAGGGCCGCCCGCCGCAAGGGACTTGACGTCCCGTCACAGATTTCCGTCGTGGGTTACGACGACTCCGCCTTCATGAACTGCACCGAACCCCCGCTGACCACCGTCCGCCAGCCCATCGAGGCCATGGGCCGGGCCGCCGTGGAGCTGCTCAACTCGCAGGTCGGCGGCACCGCCGTGCCGGCCGAGGAGCTCCTCTTCGAACCGGAACTGGTGGTGCGTGGTTCCACCGCGCAAGCCCCGCGCGGCTGAGTGTCAGCACGCTGTCGAATAATTACAGATTCTGCGCGACATCTTGCGGACAGGTGTCGGCGGTGCTTGAGTGTGCGGCGCCCACCGCTCCTGCCCAGAGGGGTCCACCGATGAGAAGCACCGGGTTCCGCCGCACCTTCGCCGCGATCGGCGTCTGTTCTCTCGCGCTCACTGCCTCCGCCTGCGGGTCCGGCGACGACTCGGCGAGTGGCAAGACACGCATCACGGTCAACTGCGAGCCGCCCAAGAGCGCCAAGGTCGACCGCAAGTTCTTCGACTCCGATGTCGCGGCCTTCGAGAAGAAGAACCCGACCGTCGACGTCGTCACCCACGACGCGTTTCCCTGCCAGGACCCGAAAACCTTCGACGCCAAACTCGCCGGCGGCCAGATGGAGGACGTGTTCTACACGTACTTCACCGACGCCAAGCACGTCGTCGACATCAATCAGGCCGCCGATCTCACGCCGTACATCAAGGAGTTGAAGAGTTACGACACGCTGCAGAAGCAGCTGCGTGACATCTACACCGTCGACGGCAAGATCTACGGCATCCCGCGCACCGGCTACTCGATGGGCCTGATCTACAACCGCAAGCTCTTCCAGCAGGCCGGACTCGACCCCGACAAGGCGCCGACGACCTGGGCCGAGGTCCGGGCCGATGCCAAGAAGATAGCCGCGCTCGGCAACGGCACCGTCGGCTACGCCGACTACAGCGCCCAGAACCAAGGGGGTTGGCACTTCACCGCCGAGATGTACTCGCAGGGCGGCGACGTCGTCAGCGCCGACGGCAAGAAGGCGACCATCGACACGCCCCAGGGCCACGCAGTGCTGCAGAACCTGCACGACATGCGCTGGACCGACAACTCGATGGGCAGCAAGCAGCTCCTGGTCATCAACGACGTGCAGCAGCTGATGGGTTCGGGCAAGCTCGGCATGTACCTCTCCGCGCCGGACAACATCCCGATCCTGGTCAAGGAGAAGGGCGGCAACTACGACGACCTCGCCCTCGGCCCGATGCCCGGCGGCCAGGGCACGCTCATCGGCGGCGACGGCTACATGTTCAACAAGCACGACACGCCCGCCCAGATCCGCGCCGGCCTCAAGTGGCTCGACAGCATGTTCCTCACCCCGGGCAGCGGCTTCCTCGGCGACTACGCCCGCGCCAAGAAGGCCAACGCGCCCGTCGGACTGCCCGAGCCGCGCCTGTTCAGCGGCGCCGCCGACGCCAAGGACCAGCAGGTCAAGAAGGCCAACTCCAATGTCCCGGTGGCGAATTACCAGGCCTTCCTCGACGGCAACCAGTCCCTCCAGATGAAGATCGAGCCGCCGGACGCCCAGCAGATCTACTCCGTCCTCGACGGAGCCGTCTCCGCCGTCCTCACCAAGAAGGACGCGAACATCGACCAACTCCTCAAGGACGCCTCCGGAAAGATCGACGGCATCCTGGCCCGGGGCTGACCCGATGACCCGGACGGCCACCCGGAGTCCCGTCGAGACGACGGCAGTTCGACAGGTCGAGGCGCCGCCCCCGCCAGGGGGCTTGGGGCGGCGCCGCCTCCTCGACCAGGCGCGCGCCTACGCCTTCCTCATCGGCGGCCTGATCTGCTTCGCCCTGTTCTCCTGGTACCCGGCGATCCGCGCGGTCGTGATCGCCTTCCAGAAGTACACGCCCGGCTCCTCGCCCGAGTGGGTCGGCACCGACAACTTCACCCAGGTCTGGCACGACCCCGAGTTCGCCGCGGCCTGGCGCAACACCCTCGTCTTCACCGCGCTGGCCCTGCTCATCGGCTTCGCGATCCCCTTCGTACTCGCCCTGGTCCTCAACGAGTTGAGGCACTGGAAGGCCTTCTTCAGGGTCGTCGTCTACCTCCCGGTGATGATCCCGCCGGTGGTCACCGCCCTGCTGTGGAAGTGGTTCTACGACCCGGGAGCGGGCCTCGCCAACGAGACGCTGCGCTTCCTGCACCTGCCCACCTCGAACTGGTCCAACGGCACCGACACCGCCCTCATCTCCCTGGTGATCGTGGCCACTTGGGCCAACCTGGGCGGCACCGTCCTGATCTACCTGGCCGCGCTCCAGTCCATCCCCGGCGAGCTGTACGAGGCCGCCGAACTGGACGGCGCGAGCCTGCTGCAACGCGTCCGGCATGTGACGATCCCTCAGACCCGGTTCGTCATCCTGATGCTGATGCTCCTTCAGATCATCGCCACGATGCAGGTGTTCACCGAACCGTTCGTCATCACCGGCGGCGGACCGGAGAGCGCCACCGTCACCGTCCTCTACCTGATCTACAAGTACGCCTTCCTCTACAACGACTTCGGCGGCGCCTGCGCGCTCAGCGTGATGCTCCTCGTGCTGCTCGGCGTCTTCTCGGCCCTCTATCTGCGGCTGACCCGCTCCGGAGAGGACGACCTGTGACCACCCGCACGCTGCTCTCCCCGGCAAGCCTCGCCCGGCCGCGCGGAAAGGCCGTCTACTGGACGGTGTTCACCGGCGTCGTCGTGCTCTTCGCCCTGGCCTTCCTCTTCCCCGTCTACTGGATGGTGACCGGCGCGATGAAGTCGCCGGACGAGATCGCGCAGACCCCGCCCACGATCGTGCCCCACCACCTGCACATCAGCGGCTACACCGACGCCTGGGACCTGATGCAGCTCCCGGAGCACCTGTGGAACACGGTCGTCCAGGCCGCCGGCGCCTGGGCGTTCCAGCTGGTCCTGTGCACGGCCGCCGCCTACGCCCTGTCCAAACTCAAGCCCGCCTTCGGCAAGTTGATCCTCGGCGGCATCCTGGCGACGCTGATGGTTCCGGCCCAGGCACTCGTCGTACCCAAGTACCTGACCGCCGCCGACCTCCCGCTGATCCACACCAGCCTGCTCAACAGCCCCCTCGGCATCTGGCTGCCCGCCGTCGCCAACGCCTTCAACCTGTATCTCCTCAAGCGGTTCTTCGACCAACTCCCGCGCGACGTCATGGAAGCCGCCGAGATCGACGGCGCCGGGAAACTCCGCATCCTGTGGTCCATCGTCCTGCCCATGTCCCGCCCGGTCCTCGGCGTCGTGTCGATCTTCGCGCTCGTCGCCGTCTGGCAGGACTTCCTGTGGCCGCTGATGGTCTTCTCCGACACCGACAAACAGCCGATCAGCGTGGCACTCGTCCAGCTGTCCCAGAACATCCAACTGACCGTGCTCATCGCCGCGATGGTGATCGCGAGCATCCCCATGGTCGCGATGTTCCTGGTCTTCCAGCGGCACATCATCGCCGGGATCAGCGCGGGCAGCACGAAGGGCTGACACCGCCCCCTTCGACGCCCCCGACAGAAAGGCCAGCACCGTGGGACAGCCCACCCCTGCCCAGAGCCAGGACGACTGGTGGCGCTCCGCCGTCATCTACCAGGTCTACGTCCGCAGCTTCGCGGACGGCGACGGCGACGGCACCGGCGACCTCGCGGGCGTCCGCTCCCGACTGCCGTATCTCGCCCAACTCGGCGTGGACGCCCTCTGGTTCAATCCCTGGTACCTGTCACCGATGAAGGACGGCGGCTACGACGTCGCCGACTACCGCGCCATCGACCCGGCCTTCGGATCGCTCGCCGAGGCGGAGAAACTCATCGCCGAGGCACGGGAGTTGGGCATCCGCACGATCGTCGACATCGTGCCCAACCACGTCTCCGACCAGCACCCGTGGTTCCGCGCCGCCCTCGCCGGCGGCCCCGAACGCGAGCTGTTCCACTTCCGCCCGGGTCGCGGCGAACACGGTGAACTCCCGCCCAACGACTGGCCGTCGCAGTTCGCCGGCTCCACCGAACCCGTGTGGACCCGCCTCCCCGACGGCGACTGGTACCTCCACCTGTTCACCCCCGAACAGCCCGACCTCAACTGGGCCCACCCGGCGGTGCGTCAGGAGCACGAGGACATCCTGCGCTTCTGGTTCGAGCGCGGCGTCGAGGGCGTCCGCATCGACTCGGCGGCGCTGCTCGCCAAGGACCCGGACCTGCCCGACTTCGTCGAGGGCCGCGACCCGAACCCCTTCGTGGACCGCGACGAACTCCACGACATCTACCGCTCCTGGCGGGCCGTCGCCGACGAGTACGGCGGCGTCTTCGTCGGCGAGGTCTGGCTCCCCGACACCGAACGCTTCGCCCGCTACCTGCGCCCCGACGAACTGCACACCGCCTTCAACTTCGCCTTCCTGTCCTGCCCTTGGGACCCGGACCGACTGCGCGCCTCGATCGACGAGACCCTCGCCGAGCACGCCCCGATCGGCGCGCCCGCCACCTGGGTCCTGTGCAACCACGACGTGACCCGCACGGTCACCCGCTACGGCCGCGCCGACACCGGCTTCGACTTCGCCACCAAGGCCTTCGGCACCCCGACCGACCTCGCCCTCGGCACCCGGCGCGCACGGGCGGCGGCTTTGCTCTCGCTGGCCCTGCCCGGGGTCGTCTACCTCTACCAGGGGGAGGAGCTGGGACTGCCCGAGGTCGAGCTGCCCGTCGACCGCATACAGGATCCGATGTACCTCCGGTCCGGCGGCACCGACCCCGGCCGCGACGGCTGCCGGGTGCCGCTGCCCTGGGTCGAGGAAGCGCCGTACGCGGGCTTCGGTTCGCGCGGTGAGCCGTGGCTGCCGCAGCCGGTCGGCTGGACATCGTATGCGGTCGACCGTCAGCAGCGGACCGCCGACTCCATACTCAACCTCTACCGCGAGGCGATCCACCTCCGGCCGGTCTTCGGCGACGGTCCCCTCACCTGGCTGCCCGCCCCCGACGGCGTCCTCGCCTTCGCCCGCGCGGAGGGCGTGACCTGCGTGGTCAACCTCGCCGACGCACCCGCCGACCTCCCCGCCCACACCCACCTCCTGCTGACCAGCGGCCCC
The nucleotide sequence above comes from Streptomyces sp. N50. Encoded proteins:
- a CDS encoding carbohydrate ABC transporter permease, whose protein sequence is MTTRTLLSPASLARPRGKAVYWTVFTGVVVLFALAFLFPVYWMVTGAMKSPDEIAQTPPTIVPHHLHISGYTDAWDLMQLPEHLWNTVVQAAGAWAFQLVLCTAAAYALSKLKPAFGKLILGGILATLMVPAQALVVPKYLTAADLPLIHTSLLNSPLGIWLPAVANAFNLYLLKRFFDQLPRDVMEAAEIDGAGKLRILWSIVLPMSRPVLGVVSIFALVAVWQDFLWPLMVFSDTDKQPISVALVQLSQNIQLTVLIAAMVIASIPMVAMFLVFQRHIIAGISAGSTKG
- a CDS encoding glycoside hydrolase family 13 protein; protein product: MGQPTPAQSQDDWWRSAVIYQVYVRSFADGDGDGTGDLAGVRSRLPYLAQLGVDALWFNPWYLSPMKDGGYDVADYRAIDPAFGSLAEAEKLIAEARELGIRTIVDIVPNHVSDQHPWFRAALAGGPERELFHFRPGRGEHGELPPNDWPSQFAGSTEPVWTRLPDGDWYLHLFTPEQPDLNWAHPAVRQEHEDILRFWFERGVEGVRIDSAALLAKDPDLPDFVEGRDPNPFVDRDELHDIYRSWRAVADEYGGVFVGEVWLPDTERFARYLRPDELHTAFNFAFLSCPWDPDRLRASIDETLAEHAPIGAPATWVLCNHDVTRTVTRYGRADTGFDFATKAFGTPTDLALGTRRARAAALLSLALPGVVYLYQGEELGLPEVELPVDRIQDPMYLRSGGTDPGRDGCRVPLPWVEEAPYAGFGSRGEPWLPQPVGWTSYAVDRQQRTADSILNLYREAIHLRPVFGDGPLTWLPAPDGVLAFARAEGVTCVVNLADAPADLPAHTHLLLTSGPLDDQGRLPRDTAAWLRTA
- a CDS encoding sugar ABC transporter permease produces the protein MTRTATRSPVETTAVRQVEAPPPPGGLGRRRLLDQARAYAFLIGGLICFALFSWYPAIRAVVIAFQKYTPGSSPEWVGTDNFTQVWHDPEFAAAWRNTLVFTALALLIGFAIPFVLALVLNELRHWKAFFRVVVYLPVMIPPVVTALLWKWFYDPGAGLANETLRFLHLPTSNWSNGTDTALISLVIVATWANLGGTVLIYLAALQSIPGELYEAAELDGASLLQRVRHVTIPQTRFVILMLMLLQIIATMQVFTEPFVITGGGPESATVTVLYLIYKYAFLYNDFGGACALSVMLLVLLGVFSALYLRLTRSGEDDL